A genomic window from Arthrobacter globiformis includes:
- a CDS encoding signal peptidase I — protein MSRKTGGRVGNALLNIAALGGTVCIILVILAFFFQITLIMFKTGSMSPTIPAGSLAVVQKIPASEVRVGDVVTVDRASALPVTHRVKSVSPAEGGAAKITMRGDANPTDDPLPYEVQTVRIVLWSVPELAYTVNAANNPLVLGGLTVVMAVVVTWAFWPREEPRRRRNESDHLEVAP, from the coding sequence ATGAGTCGAAAGACGGGCGGCCGCGTAGGCAACGCCCTCCTCAACATCGCTGCCCTCGGCGGCACTGTCTGCATCATTCTGGTGATCCTTGCGTTCTTCTTCCAGATCACCCTGATCATGTTCAAGACCGGTTCAATGAGCCCGACGATACCTGCCGGTTCACTCGCCGTCGTGCAGAAAATCCCGGCGTCCGAGGTCCGCGTGGGCGACGTCGTCACCGTGGACCGGGCATCGGCACTGCCCGTGACGCACCGGGTTAAATCTGTTTCGCCGGCTGAAGGCGGCGCGGCCAAAATCACGATGCGCGGCGACGCCAATCCAACGGACGATCCCTTGCCCTACGAAGTCCAGACAGTGCGGATCGTTCTCTGGTCTGTGCCGGAGCTCGCGTACACCGTGAATGCTGCCAACAACCCCCTGGTGCTTGGCGGCCTTACCGTCGTAATGGCCGTCGTGGTGACGTGGGCTTTCTGGCCACGGGAGGAGCCACGCCGTCGTCGAAATGAAAGCGACCACCTGGAAGTGGCGCCGTGA
- a CDS encoding SipW-dependent-type signal peptide-containing protein yields MRKHVKPLRHRTFTRVRAVLAGALVLGVGASVTLASWSDSEYAAGQFTASTFRLESSTETIAWRDSTSTGASLVVNATGLSPEASKFAWLKIRTTAASTVGGKVTLTRSTPDGDLSPALEYRAVLTDAACDSSAFSSAAAYIAGSSSTYLPAASVQGTPVAVPVGAPLGELHYCFDVRIKAGADNSYQGKGATVTWLFTGTSD; encoded by the coding sequence ATGCGCAAACACGTGAAACCACTGCGGCACCGCACTTTCACCCGTGTACGCGCGGTCCTGGCTGGCGCCCTCGTCCTTGGCGTGGGCGCCAGCGTGACACTCGCTTCTTGGTCGGACTCCGAGTACGCAGCCGGCCAGTTCACAGCCAGCACGTTCCGTCTGGAATCCAGCACCGAAACCATCGCTTGGCGTGACAGCACATCGACTGGCGCCTCCCTGGTGGTGAACGCGACTGGCTTGTCACCTGAAGCGTCGAAGTTCGCGTGGCTGAAGATCCGTACGACGGCGGCTTCAACCGTCGGCGGAAAAGTCACCCTGACAAGGTCGACGCCCGATGGTGACTTGTCGCCAGCGCTGGAGTACCGCGCGGTTCTGACGGACGCGGCATGCGATTCGAGCGCCTTCTCCAGCGCGGCGGCCTACATAGCTGGGTCCTCATCGACATACCTCCCGGCAGCGTCAGTGCAGGGCACGCCTGTCGCAGTGCCGGTTGGCGCGCCCTTGGGCGAGTTGCATTACTGCTTCGACGTCCGAATCAAAGCCGGCGCCGACAACAGTTATCAGGGCAAGGGCGCAACAGTCACGTGGCTGTTTACAGGAACCTCGGACTAG
- a CDS encoding class F sortase has product MEPQTTTSRRQPVRRRWLAVPAIAAAGLAAALFLAPSNAVPPSGGSTVVVPSATPSVAGSPSAAPVARKAKRPQAAAPTLVSIDAVDLDVRVLPLTPSADELASESLVPPLTLDAYWLTSYGVPGAGSTNTTYIVGHSWDGRDAPFNRLSDKSLVGKAVTVTTAKGTLKYVVDSVTTHDKNTLKDSDIWNVVPNRVVLISCYTEDPWGKNVVVTASPAP; this is encoded by the coding sequence TTGGAACCGCAGACGACGACCAGCCGGCGCCAGCCCGTCCGCCGGCGCTGGCTTGCCGTGCCCGCAATTGCTGCGGCGGGTTTGGCGGCCGCTCTCTTCCTGGCGCCGTCGAACGCTGTTCCCCCAAGTGGCGGCAGCACCGTCGTCGTACCTTCAGCGACTCCTTCAGTGGCGGGTTCCCCGAGTGCCGCGCCCGTTGCCCGCAAGGCGAAGCGGCCGCAGGCGGCCGCGCCGACGTTGGTGTCGATCGACGCCGTCGACCTGGACGTGCGGGTCCTGCCGCTGACGCCGAGTGCAGACGAGCTGGCTTCGGAATCGCTCGTGCCGCCGCTGACTCTCGACGCCTACTGGCTGACCAGCTACGGCGTCCCGGGTGCGGGATCGACCAATACGACGTACATCGTGGGGCACAGCTGGGACGGCCGGGATGCTCCGTTTAACAGGCTCAGCGACAAGTCGCTCGTGGGCAAGGCGGTCACGGTCACTACTGCGAAGGGCACGCTGAAGTACGTGGTGGATTCGGTGACGACGCACGACAAGAACACCCTCAAGGACAGCGACATCTGGAACGTCGTGCCCAACCGCGTGGTGCTGATCAGCTGCTACACGGAGGACCCGTGGGGCAAGAACGTGGTGGTCACGGCCTCCCCCGCTCCGTAG
- the glgX gene encoding glycogen debranching protein GlgX, with protein sequence MEVWPGSAYPLGATFDGMGTNFALFSEAATAVELCLIAGDGTETRVELLEADGYVWHCYLPQIQPGQKYGYRIHGPYDPAKGQRCNPNKLLLDPYAKAVAGQVHWHPAMFSYNFGDPSSRNNQDSAPHTMLGVVINPFFDWAGDRPPRIPYHRSVIYEAHVKGLTELHPEVPKEQRGTFAGVAHPAVIAHLQRLGITAIELMPVHQFVNDGTLQEKGLSNYWGYNTIGFFAPQNTYSSIGQMGQQVQDFKAMVRSLHRAGIEVILDVVYNHTAEGNHLGPTMSFKGIDNAAYYRLLEGDKQYYVDYTGTGNTLNVRHPHSLQLLMDSLRYWVTEMHVDGFRFDLAAALAREFYDVDRLSTFFELVQQDPIVSQVKLIAEPWDVGPGGYQVGNFPPQWTEWNGKYRDTVRDFWRGEPATLGEFASRLTGSADLYERSGRRPVASINFVTAHDGFTLRDLVSYNEKHNEANGEGNRDGESHNRSWNCGVEGPTTDPKVLALRARQQRNFIATMLLSQGVPMILHGDELGRTQQGNNNVYCQDSRLSWVNWDAVDMPLMEFTAAVNRLRAKHPTFRRSTFFDGRPVRRGKGEKLPDIVWLNEDGMEMLPEDWGRGFGRTIGVFLNGDGIQGRDDRGRRITDVNFLLYFNAHDDDIKFTLPAGEFAEAWDMVINTSGTGVERGPIDAGSVLKVAAKSMAVLRARDLTQPEPNLSVAPGLQSPGPA encoded by the coding sequence ATGGAAGTCTGGCCGGGCAGCGCGTATCCACTGGGTGCGACCTTTGACGGGATGGGGACAAACTTCGCCCTCTTCAGCGAGGCGGCCACCGCCGTCGAGCTGTGTTTGATAGCCGGCGACGGCACCGAAACGCGCGTGGAGCTCCTCGAGGCGGACGGCTATGTGTGGCACTGCTACCTGCCGCAGATCCAGCCCGGGCAGAAGTACGGCTACCGGATCCACGGCCCCTACGACCCCGCCAAGGGCCAGCGCTGCAATCCCAACAAGCTCCTTTTGGACCCCTATGCCAAGGCCGTCGCCGGGCAGGTGCACTGGCACCCGGCCATGTTCTCCTACAATTTCGGCGACCCCTCGTCCCGCAACAACCAGGATTCGGCGCCGCACACCATGCTGGGCGTGGTGATCAACCCGTTCTTCGACTGGGCCGGGGACCGGCCGCCCCGGATCCCCTACCACCGCTCCGTCATCTACGAGGCACACGTCAAGGGGCTCACGGAGCTGCACCCCGAGGTGCCCAAGGAGCAGCGCGGCACCTTTGCCGGCGTCGCCCATCCCGCCGTCATTGCGCACCTGCAGCGGCTGGGCATCACGGCCATCGAGCTGATGCCGGTGCACCAGTTCGTCAATGACGGGACGCTGCAGGAGAAGGGCCTGAGCAACTACTGGGGCTACAACACCATCGGCTTCTTTGCGCCGCAGAACACCTACAGCTCGATCGGCCAGATGGGCCAGCAGGTCCAGGATTTCAAGGCGATGGTCCGCTCACTGCACCGTGCGGGGATCGAGGTGATTCTCGACGTCGTCTATAACCACACGGCGGAAGGGAACCATCTGGGCCCCACCATGAGCTTCAAGGGGATCGACAACGCCGCGTATTACCGCCTGCTGGAGGGCGACAAGCAGTACTACGTCGACTACACGGGCACCGGAAATACCCTGAACGTGCGGCATCCGCACTCCCTGCAGCTGCTGATGGATTCGCTGCGGTACTGGGTCACCGAGATGCACGTGGACGGGTTCCGCTTTGACCTCGCCGCCGCGCTGGCCAGGGAATTTTACGACGTCGACCGGCTCTCCACGTTCTTCGAACTGGTGCAGCAGGACCCGATCGTGTCGCAGGTGAAGCTGATCGCCGAGCCGTGGGACGTCGGGCCCGGCGGGTACCAGGTGGGCAACTTCCCGCCGCAGTGGACCGAATGGAACGGCAAGTACCGCGACACCGTACGCGATTTCTGGCGCGGCGAGCCGGCCACGCTGGGCGAGTTCGCGTCGCGGCTGACCGGGTCCGCCGACCTGTACGAGCGGTCGGGGCGGCGCCCGGTGGCATCGATCAACTTCGTCACCGCACACGACGGCTTCACACTGCGCGACCTGGTCTCGTACAACGAGAAGCACAATGAGGCCAACGGAGAAGGCAACCGCGACGGCGAATCCCACAACCGCTCGTGGAACTGCGGCGTGGAGGGGCCGACGACGGATCCGAAGGTGCTGGCGCTCCGGGCACGGCAGCAGCGGAACTTCATCGCCACCATGCTGCTGTCGCAGGGCGTGCCGATGATCCTGCACGGCGACGAGCTCGGCCGCACCCAGCAGGGCAACAACAACGTCTACTGCCAGGATTCCAGGCTCAGCTGGGTCAACTGGGACGCCGTCGACATGCCGCTCATGGAATTCACGGCCGCCGTGAACCGGCTGCGCGCCAAGCACCCCACCTTCCGGCGCAGCACCTTCTTCGACGGCAGGCCGGTGCGGCGCGGCAAGGGCGAGAAGCTGCCGGACATCGTGTGGCTGAACGAGGACGGCATGGAGATGCTCCCCGAGGACTGGGGCCGCGGCTTCGGCCGGACCATCGGGGTGTTCCTCAACGGTGACGGCATCCAGGGCCGGGACGACCGCGGCCGCCGCATCACGGACGTGAACTTCCTGCTGTACTTCAACGCCCACGACGACGACATCAAATTCACGCTCCCGGCCGGTGAGTTTGCCGAGGCCTGGGACATGGTGATCAACACCTCCGGGACCGGAGTGGAACGCGGACCCATCGACGCCGGCTCGGTGCTGAAGGTGGCCGCGAAGTCCATGGCGGTGCTCCGCGCCCGCGACCTGACGCAGCCCGAACCCAACCTCTCCGTGGCGCCCGGCCTCCAATCCCCCGGCCCCGCCTAA
- a CDS encoding SipW-dependent-type signal peptide-containing protein has protein sequence MSTTEITPALTSPSDRSSKHRKAKAILAGGLVLGIGAAVTLAAWNDSEFIFGEFGGGHFQMLGSAAVNEAPANHDVADSGAQLSFQINAGNLTRSQTVAATYAVQLDAATDYAATVKVNSAAGSGDAESSLKYGIFTVDGWTDCTPAATAASTSGTQIVPAGTNLDSVANAVAFDLAKSSNGTDPGSPVYLCFQVTADSTLVQDKAAVATWELLAESKAS, from the coding sequence ATGTCCACGACCGAAATCACGCCTGCATTGACCTCGCCTTCTGATCGCAGTTCGAAGCATAGGAAGGCCAAAGCGATTCTTGCTGGCGGCCTTGTGCTTGGCATCGGTGCCGCAGTAACGCTCGCCGCCTGGAACGACTCCGAGTTCATCTTTGGGGAATTTGGCGGGGGCCATTTCCAGATGTTAGGCAGCGCAGCTGTGAACGAAGCGCCTGCAAATCACGATGTCGCAGATTCGGGCGCCCAATTGAGCTTCCAAATCAACGCCGGCAACCTAACGCGAAGTCAGACGGTCGCTGCGACCTACGCTGTCCAGCTTGACGCGGCCACTGACTACGCAGCAACAGTCAAGGTCAATTCCGCTGCGGGTTCGGGCGACGCCGAGAGCAGCCTCAAGTACGGCATTTTCACAGTTGATGGCTGGACTGACTGCACGCCCGCTGCCACGGCAGCGTCCACGTCGGGAACTCAGATTGTTCCAGCAGGAACGAACCTCGATTCAGTGGCCAACGCGGTAGCGTTCGATTTGGCTAAATCCTCCAACGGTACAGACCCCGGGTCACCCGTCTACCTGTGCTTTCAGGTGACGGCAGATAGCACCCTGGTACAGGACAAGGCTGCCGTGGCAACGTGGGAGCTGCTTGCGGAGTCGAAAGCCTCTTAA